From a region of the Phaseolus vulgaris cultivar G19833 chromosome 6, P. vulgaris v2.0, whole genome shotgun sequence genome:
- the LOC137833065 gene encoding probable long-chain-alcohol O-fatty-acyltransferase 3 produces MEGEIEKFIRVWISAILGLCYCYYIAARIPKGFFRLLSLIPILYILITFPFKISSPNLVGYTSFFLVWLATFKLILFSFNQGPLALSPPNILHFISIASLPITPKQHPPTKQNTTTNKPKWLLPLKALIFAIIAAIYHNNQHLHPYFMLLLYCCHLYLGLEIAFFIVATPVRIIFNVEIESQFDEPYLSTSLQEFWGHRWNLIVSRILRPSIYDPVRRISTSFMDPSYAMLVAMFATFFVSGLMHELIYYYVIRVPPTWEVTCFFVLHGVCTVAEVATKKMVLRRRWRLHRLMSGLLVMGFLIVSANWLFFPQLLRNEMDKKCSKEYVIMINFFKSRLPLHVFKSSH; encoded by the coding sequence ATGGAGGGTGAAATTGAAAAGTTCATCAGAGTATGGATTTCAGCAATCTTAGGTCTCTGTTATTGCTATTACATAGCTGCAAGAATACCCAAAGGCTTCTTCAGACTTCTCTCCCTCATTCCAATTCTTTACATCTTAATCACTTTTCCCTTCAAAATCTCTTCACCTAACCTAGTTGGCTACACTTCTTTCTTCCTTGTTTGGCTTGCCACTTTCAAACTCATCCTTTTCTCCTTTAACCAAGGCCCTCTTGCCCTATCTCCCCCAAACATTCTTCACTTCATCTCCATAGCTTCCCTCCCCATCACTCCCAAACAACACCCACCAACCAAACAAAACACCACCACCAACAAACCCAAATGGCTTTTGCCTCTAAAAGCACTTATTTTTGCAATCATAGCAGCTATTTATCACAACAATCAACACTTGCACCCTTATTTTATGCTGCTACTCTACTGTTGCCACTTGTACCTTGGCTTAGAGATTGCGTTCTTCATTGTTGCAACACCAGTTCGAATCATTTTTAACGTTGAGATAGAATCACAGTTCGACGAACCCTACCTTTCCACCTCGCTTCAAGAGTTTTGGGGTCATAGATGGAACCTTATCGTTTCTCGTATTCTACGTCCCTCAATATACGACCCTGTACGACGTATATCTACTTCTTTCATGGATCCTTCGTATGCCATGTTAGTAGCCATGTTTGCCACATTCTTTGTGTCGGGACTTATGCATGAGTTAATTTATTATTACGTTATACGTGTGCCTCCAACATGGGAAGTAACATGTTTTTTTGTGCTTCACGGCGTGTGCACGGTGGCAGAGGTGGCAACAAAGAAAATGGTTCTCCGTCGGCGGTGGCGATTGCACCGTCTCATGTCAGGACTACTTGTGATGGGCTTCTTGATTGTGAGTGCGAATTGGTTGTTTTTTCCCCAGCTGTTGAGAAATGAGATGGATAAGAAGTGTAGTAAAGAGTATGTTATTATGATCAATTTCTTTAAGTCTAGATTACCATTGCATGTGTTTAAATCTTCACACTGA